The proteins below come from a single Agromyces flavus genomic window:
- a CDS encoding maltokinase N-terminal cap-like domain-containing protein, with translation MDSAVAAIAEWMPAQRWYGGKGHAPRLRRIGEWELPSAESGVRVWSMLLMDDATEPPVLYQVPVVERAAAAPEASAHLIAALDDGTHLYDGPHDAAFTDVLLDLIVHERRAVAHGATAVGHYSGAPDAARPGPHVPASVLGGEQSNTSIIYRPDGAAPLICKVFRQLHHGDNPDVTLQTALAASGSPHVPPSVGDVVGEWDDVGRPDGRARGHLAFAQEFLPGVEDAWRVALLAAAGGRDFADDARALGVAVAEVHRSLGGAFPRERASAELIAAIDEAWQRRLTIGVAEVPALEPHRAAIAEYYARATQGAWPQLQRIHGDLHLGQVILSPERGWLLLDFEGEPMRPMAERRRPDLPVRDVAGMLRSFDYVAGATEIVHPERAAEARTWAASARQAFIDGYIAASGTDLSKYRDLLAAFELDKAVYEAIYETRNRPDWAPIPLRAITQLLAAGPLQASAP, from the coding sequence ATGGACAGCGCCGTGGCCGCGATCGCCGAGTGGATGCCGGCGCAACGCTGGTACGGCGGCAAGGGCCACGCCCCGCGGCTGCGCCGCATCGGCGAGTGGGAGCTGCCGTCAGCCGAGTCCGGGGTCCGCGTGTGGTCGATGCTGCTCATGGATGACGCGACGGAACCGCCCGTGCTCTACCAGGTTCCCGTCGTGGAACGCGCGGCGGCCGCGCCGGAGGCATCCGCTCACCTCATCGCGGCCCTCGACGACGGCACGCACCTCTACGACGGCCCGCACGACGCGGCCTTCACCGACGTGCTGCTCGACCTCATCGTGCACGAGCGGCGCGCGGTCGCGCACGGCGCCACGGCCGTCGGCCACTACTCGGGTGCTCCGGATGCCGCGCGGCCGGGTCCGCACGTGCCCGCGAGCGTGCTCGGCGGCGAGCAGTCCAACACGTCGATCATCTACCGGCCGGATGGCGCGGCGCCCCTCATCTGCAAGGTGTTCCGCCAGCTCCACCACGGCGACAACCCCGACGTGACGCTGCAGACGGCGCTCGCGGCATCCGGTTCGCCGCATGTGCCGCCGAGCGTGGGCGACGTGGTCGGCGAGTGGGACGACGTCGGCCGCCCCGACGGACGCGCGCGCGGCCACCTGGCGTTCGCGCAGGAGTTCCTGCCGGGCGTCGAGGACGCCTGGCGGGTGGCACTCCTCGCCGCCGCCGGCGGCCGCGACTTCGCCGACGACGCACGCGCCCTCGGGGTCGCCGTCGCTGAGGTGCACCGCTCGCTCGGTGGCGCGTTCCCGCGCGAGCGCGCGTCGGCGGAGCTCATCGCGGCGATCGACGAGGCGTGGCAGCGGCGCCTGACCATCGGCGTCGCCGAGGTACCGGCGCTCGAGCCGCACCGCGCCGCGATCGCGGAGTACTACGCACGCGCGACGCAGGGAGCGTGGCCGCAGCTGCAGCGCATCCACGGCGACCTGCACCTCGGCCAGGTGATCCTCTCCCCCGAGCGCGGATGGCTCCTGCTCGACTTCGAGGGCGAGCCGATGCGGCCCATGGCCGAGCGTCGCCGTCCCGACCTGCCGGTGCGCGACGTGGCGGGCATGCTGCGCTCGTTCGACTACGTCGCGGGCGCGACCGAGATCGTGCACCCCGAGCGCGCCGCCGAGGCTCGGACGTGGGCCGCCTCGGCCCGCCAGGCGTTCATCGACGGTTATATCGCGGCATCCGGCACCGATCTCAGCAAGTACCGTGACCTGCTCGCCGCGTTCGAGCTCGACAAGGCGGTGTACGAGGCGATCTACGAGACGCGCAACCGTCCCGACTGGGCGCCGATCCCGCTTCGCGCGATCACGCAGCTGTTGGCCGCAGGACCATTGCAGGCGTCGGCGCCGTAG
- a CDS encoding MFS transporter encodes MTIPAPISSTPAWRLWLVWGVGVAAYIVSITNRSSLSAVGVDAAVRFDADASTLSMFAVIQLAVYGGMQIPVGLLLDRFGARPIITIGMALMAIGQFTLAFAPDVAWAIAARMLLGAGDAAVFPSVLRVVAVWFPERQAPLLVQLTGLIGQSGQILAVLPLAALLHATSWSVAFGSLAGLGALFTILTFAVIRNRPPGRTADVSVDTTTGAIHAVRSSADLRQGFRESWAHPGTRLAFWSHFTTPFSGTAFVLLWGFPFLTVGEGLTTAMASLLFTVYVVFGILVGPVIGALSTRHPYRRSRLLVLPVIGIQVAAWLVVIAWPGPAPLWLLFVLAFAMSTGGPGSMIGFDHARTFNPSHRLSTATGITNVGGFLAALLAILLIGIAMDAQGAGTPATYTLDAFRIAFLTQVPLWLIGTLFIVVERKRTRVVMGLDEPRARRRAARPRHEAS; translated from the coding sequence GTGACCATCCCTGCCCCCATCTCCAGCACGCCCGCGTGGCGACTGTGGCTGGTGTGGGGCGTCGGGGTCGCGGCGTACATCGTCTCGATCACGAACCGCTCGTCGCTCTCGGCCGTCGGCGTCGACGCGGCGGTGCGGTTCGACGCGGATGCCTCGACGCTGTCGATGTTCGCTGTCATCCAGCTCGCCGTGTACGGCGGAATGCAGATCCCGGTCGGCCTGCTGCTCGACCGGTTCGGCGCCCGCCCGATCATCACCATCGGCATGGCGCTCATGGCGATCGGCCAGTTCACGCTGGCGTTCGCCCCCGATGTCGCATGGGCGATCGCCGCCCGCATGCTACTCGGCGCGGGCGACGCCGCCGTGTTCCCGAGCGTGCTGCGCGTGGTGGCGGTCTGGTTCCCCGAACGACAGGCGCCCCTGCTGGTGCAGTTGACGGGACTCATCGGCCAGTCGGGGCAGATCCTCGCGGTGCTCCCACTCGCGGCGCTGCTGCACGCGACGAGCTGGTCGGTCGCATTCGGCTCACTGGCGGGGCTCGGGGCGCTGTTCACGATCCTCACGTTCGCGGTCATCCGCAACCGACCGCCGGGCCGAACCGCGGACGTCTCCGTCGACACGACGACCGGCGCCATCCATGCCGTGCGCTCGTCGGCCGACCTGCGCCAGGGGTTCCGCGAGTCGTGGGCCCACCCGGGCACGCGCCTCGCGTTCTGGTCGCATTTCACGACCCCGTTCTCGGGCACGGCGTTCGTACTGCTGTGGGGCTTCCCCTTCCTGACCGTGGGCGAGGGGCTGACGACCGCGATGGCGTCGTTGCTGTTCACGGTCTACGTGGTGTTCGGCATCCTGGTCGGACCGGTCATCGGGGCGCTCTCGACCCGGCACCCGTATCGCCGCTCGCGACTGCTCGTGCTGCCCGTGATCGGGATCCAGGTCGCGGCATGGCTCGTCGTCATCGCCTGGCCGGGCCCGGCCCCGCTCTGGCTGCTGTTCGTGCTCGCCTTCGCGATGAGCACCGGCGGCCCCGGGTCGATGATCGGGTTCGATCACGCACGCACCTTCAACCCGAGCCACCGGCTGAGCACGGCGACGGGCATCACGAACGTCGGCGGATTCCTCGCGGCGCTCCTCGCCATCCTCCTCATCGGCATCGCGATGGACGCGCAGGGCGCCGGCACGCCCGCGACGTACACGCTCGACGCGTTCCGCATCGCGTTCCTCACCCAGGTCCCGCTGTGGCTGATCGGCACCCTCTTCATCGTGGTCGAGCGCAAGCGCACGCGCGTCGTCATGGGGCTCGACGAGCCGCGCGCTCGCCGCCGGGCCGCGCGCCCACGCCACGAGGCGTCATGA
- a CDS encoding ABC transporter ATP-binding protein, translated as MEEQQLAEEARVNSGDWNAIAPGKAQDFGRSFRRMIGLLAPWKWLFAFVSLLGAIGVVMTVIAPRVLGEATNLIFEGVISAQLPAGVSQEQVVEQLRATGQDDLANIVGAATLTPGEGIDFVALSRVVIIVLLLYVGASILSWIQGYVINVIMVRAMYGLREQVEAKIHRLPLSYFDRTQRGELISRVTNDIDNITQTMQQSLSSALTSILTVIGVLVMMFSISWQLSLVALVALPLMGVIFGIIGPKSQAAFGIQWKKVGRLNARVEESFSGHALVKVFGRERDSSEKFRAENEELYEAAFKAQFLAGIIMPGMMFIGNLTYVGIAVIGGLMVASGQLRLGDVQAFIQYSQQFTQPLSQLGGMAAVVQSGTASAERVFELLDADEQDPDAADAPEVVDGRGVIEFDHVSFSYTPDRPLIRDLSFRVEPGQTVAIVGPTGAGKTTLVNLIMRFYELDGGRILIDGQDIAELTRHDVRARTGMVLQDPWLFGGTIRDNIRYGRESATDDEIVDAAKATYVDRFVHSLPEGYDTVLDEDASNVSAGEKQLITIARAFVAQPSVLILDEATSSVDTRTELLLQHAMAALRQGRTSFVIAHRLSTIRDADLILVMEHGDIVEQGSHDELISAKGAYYRLYNSQFEQAAYDLDAEFGAEGDPAAVEGRSPREVVASEPAATDAPLA; from the coding sequence ATGGAGGAGCAGCAGCTCGCCGAGGAGGCGCGCGTCAACTCGGGCGACTGGAATGCCATCGCGCCCGGCAAGGCGCAGGACTTCGGTCGCAGCTTCCGACGCATGATCGGCCTGCTCGCGCCGTGGAAGTGGTTGTTCGCGTTCGTCTCGCTGCTCGGCGCGATCGGCGTGGTCATGACCGTGATCGCGCCCAGGGTGCTCGGCGAGGCGACGAACCTCATCTTCGAGGGCGTCATCTCGGCGCAGCTGCCCGCCGGCGTCTCGCAGGAGCAGGTCGTCGAACAGCTCCGCGCGACGGGCCAGGACGACCTGGCCAACATCGTCGGTGCGGCCACCCTGACGCCCGGCGAGGGCATCGACTTCGTCGCGCTGAGCCGCGTCGTGATCATCGTGCTGCTGCTCTACGTGGGCGCATCGATCCTGTCGTGGATCCAGGGCTACGTCATCAACGTGATCATGGTCCGCGCGATGTACGGGCTGCGCGAGCAGGTCGAGGCCAAGATCCACCGACTGCCGCTCAGCTACTTCGACCGCACGCAGCGCGGTGAGCTCATCTCCCGCGTCACCAACGACATCGACAACATCACGCAGACGATGCAGCAGTCGCTCTCGAGCGCGCTGACGAGCATCCTCACCGTGATCGGCGTGCTCGTGATGATGTTCTCGATCTCGTGGCAGCTCTCGCTCGTCGCGCTCGTCGCGCTGCCGCTCATGGGCGTCATCTTCGGCATCATCGGGCCGAAGTCGCAGGCCGCCTTCGGCATCCAGTGGAAGAAGGTCGGTCGGCTCAACGCCCGCGTCGAGGAATCGTTCTCGGGTCACGCGCTGGTCAAGGTGTTCGGTCGCGAGCGCGACTCGAGCGAGAAGTTCCGCGCCGAGAACGAGGAGCTCTACGAGGCGGCGTTCAAGGCGCAGTTCCTCGCGGGCATCATCATGCCCGGCATGATGTTCATCGGGAACCTCACCTACGTCGGCATCGCGGTGATCGGCGGGCTCATGGTGGCGAGCGGCCAGTTGCGGCTCGGCGACGTGCAGGCGTTCATCCAGTACTCGCAGCAGTTCACGCAGCCGCTCTCGCAGCTCGGCGGAATGGCCGCCGTCGTGCAGTCCGGCACGGCGTCGGCCGAGCGCGTGTTCGAGCTGCTCGACGCCGACGAGCAGGACCCCGACGCCGCCGATGCGCCCGAGGTCGTCGACGGTCGCGGGGTCATCGAGTTCGACCACGTGTCGTTCTCGTACACGCCCGACCGCCCGCTCATCCGCGACCTCTCGTTCCGCGTCGAGCCCGGCCAGACGGTCGCGATCGTCGGACCGACCGGTGCCGGCAAGACCACGCTCGTCAACCTGATCATGCGGTTCTACGAACTCGACGGCGGCCGGATCCTCATCGACGGGCAGGACATCGCCGAGTTGACGCGGCACGACGTGCGGGCTCGCACGGGCATGGTGCTGCAGGACCCGTGGCTGTTCGGCGGCACCATCCGCGACAACATCCGCTACGGGCGCGAATCGGCGACCGACGACGAGATCGTGGATGCGGCGAAGGCGACCTACGTCGACCGGTTCGTCCATTCGCTGCCCGAGGGCTACGACACCGTGCTCGACGAGGACGCCTCGAACGTCTCCGCCGGTGAGAAGCAGCTCATCACCATCGCGCGGGCATTCGTCGCGCAGCCGAGCGTGCTGATCCTCGACGAGGCGACCAGCTCGGTCGACACGCGCACCGAGCTGCTGCTGCAGCACGCGATGGCCGCCCTGCGACAGGGCCGCACGTCGTTCGTGATCGCGCACCGCCTCTCGACGATCCGCGACGCCGACCTCATCCTCGTGATGGAGCACGGCGACATCGTCGAGCAGGGTTCGCACGACGAGCTGATCAGTGCCAAGGGCGCCTACTACCGGCTGTACAACTCGCAGTTCGAGCAGGCCGCCTACGACCTCGACGCCGAGTTCGGCGCCGAGGGCGACCCCGCGGCCGTCGAGGGCCGTTCCCCGCGCGAGGTCGTCGCGAGCGAGCCGGCAGCGACCGACGCGCCGCTGGCCTGA
- a CDS encoding ABC transporter ATP-binding protein, with protein MLGRLLIRYLKPYRWLLAGVLLFQVASVAATLALPQLNADIIDDGVAKGDTAYIWSTGMVMLTISLGQIVAAIIATYFAAKVAMRAGRDIRNDVFDKVSAFSEREVSRFGPGSLITRNTNDVQQVQMLAMTGATMLVSAPLMAIFGIVMALRQDVGLSWLIWVSVVTILVVAALVIGRMVPLFRNYQKRLDAVNRVLREQLTGIRVIRAFVREPIEQERFEVANRDIMDVGRRVGTLFITLFPLFMLVLNVTVVGVIWFGAAQVDEGTTEIGTLFAFMQYVGIILGGVLMAAFMTIMIPRAAVSAERISEVLSTESTLPRPEQGAGSFPEQGTVEFRDVSFQYPGAEHAVLDGISFRAERGETLAIVGSTGAGKTTLVSLIPRLFDATGGNVMVNGVDVREADLEALWKTIGLVPQRPFLFAGTVESNLRFGREEATDAELWHALEIAQGRDFVAEMEGGLGARISQGGTNVSGGQRQRLAIARAIVHQPDILVFDDSFSALDLTTDARLRQALWRELPDVTKVVVAQRVSTITDADRIVVLDDGRVVGLGRHEELVETCQTYREIVESQLGVEAQA; from the coding sequence ATGCTCGGCAGACTCCTCATCCGCTATCTCAAGCCCTACCGGTGGCTCCTCGCCGGAGTGCTCCTCTTCCAGGTCGCGTCGGTCGCCGCGACCCTGGCCCTACCCCAGCTCAACGCCGACATCATCGACGACGGCGTCGCCAAGGGCGACACCGCGTACATCTGGTCCACGGGCATGGTCATGCTGACCATCTCGCTCGGCCAGATCGTCGCGGCGATCATCGCCACGTATTTCGCCGCCAAGGTCGCGATGCGGGCCGGCCGCGACATCCGCAACGACGTGTTCGACAAGGTGAGCGCGTTCTCCGAGCGCGAGGTGTCGCGCTTCGGGCCCGGGTCGCTGATCACCCGCAACACCAACGACGTGCAGCAGGTGCAGATGCTCGCGATGACGGGCGCGACCATGCTCGTCAGCGCGCCGCTGATGGCGATCTTCGGCATCGTCATGGCGTTGCGCCAGGATGTCGGGCTGAGCTGGCTGATCTGGGTGTCGGTCGTCACGATCCTCGTGGTGGCCGCGCTCGTCATCGGCCGCATGGTGCCGCTGTTCCGCAACTACCAGAAGCGGCTCGACGCCGTGAACCGCGTGCTGCGCGAACAGCTCACGGGCATCCGCGTCATCCGCGCGTTCGTCCGCGAGCCGATCGAGCAGGAGCGCTTCGAGGTCGCCAACCGCGACATCATGGATGTCGGCCGGCGCGTCGGCACGCTGTTCATCACGCTCTTCCCGCTGTTCATGCTGGTGCTGAACGTGACCGTGGTCGGCGTGATCTGGTTCGGCGCCGCCCAGGTCGACGAGGGCACCACCGAGATCGGCACGCTCTTCGCCTTCATGCAGTACGTCGGGATCATCCTCGGCGGCGTGCTGATGGCCGCCTTCATGACCATCATGATCCCGCGCGCCGCGGTGTCGGCCGAGCGCATCAGCGAGGTGCTGTCGACCGAGTCGACGCTGCCCCGGCCCGAGCAGGGCGCCGGCTCGTTCCCCGAGCAGGGCACGGTCGAGTTCCGAGACGTGTCGTTCCAGTACCCGGGCGCCGAGCACGCGGTGCTCGACGGCATCTCGTTCCGCGCCGAGCGCGGCGAGACGCTCGCGATCGTCGGATCGACCGGCGCCGGCAAGACCACGCTGGTCTCGCTCATCCCGCGCCTGTTCGACGCGACCGGCGGCAACGTGATGGTCAACGGAGTCGACGTGCGCGAGGCCGACCTCGAGGCGCTGTGGAAGACGATCGGGCTCGTGCCGCAGCGGCCGTTCCTGTTCGCGGGCACCGTCGAGTCGAACCTGCGTTTCGGTCGCGAGGAGGCGACCGACGCCGAGCTCTGGCACGCGCTCGAGATCGCCCAGGGTCGCGACTTCGTGGCCGAGATGGAGGGCGGCCTCGGCGCACGCATCTCGCAGGGCGGCACCAACGTGTCGGGCGGCCAGCGGCAGCGGCTTGCGATCGCACGTGCGATCGTGCACCAGCCCGACATCCTCGTCTTCGACGACTCGTTCTCGGCCCTCGACCTGACGACCGACGCGAGACTCAGGCAGGCGCTGTGGCGCGAACTCCCCGACGTGACGAAGGTGGTCGTCGCGCAGCGCGTGTCGACCATCACCGACGCCGACCGGATCGTCGTGCTCGACGACGGCCGCGTCGTCGGGCTCGGTCGGCACGAGGAGCTCGTCGAGACGTGCCAGACCTATCGCGAGATCGTGGAATCCCAGCTCGGAGTGGAGGCTCAGGCATGA
- a CDS encoding CsbD family protein: MGDNDKIQHKAEELGGKAKEALGDATDNERLEAEGRGEQTEANLKQAGDKVKDAFNS; encoded by the coding sequence ATGGGTGACAACGACAAGATCCAGCACAAGGCCGAAGAGCTCGGCGGCAAGGCCAAGGAAGCACTCGGCGACGCGACCGACAACGAGCGTCTCGAGGCTGAGGGCCGCGGCGAGCAGACCGAGGCCAACCTCAAGCAGGCCGGCGACAAGGTGAAGGACGCCTTCAACTCGTAA
- a CDS encoding YciI family protein encodes MKYLILIKSNPEWSAEWATFTPEQQAEGMQLYTKLTEELQEAGEYVDAEQLVGPEATRTVTVGDHGPVASDAPLAETKEFLGGYYLVDVASFERAVEIAGRLPEASWGGVQIHPILAYDAAADTSVA; translated from the coding sequence GTGAAGTACCTCATCCTCATCAAGTCGAACCCCGAGTGGAGCGCCGAATGGGCGACGTTCACGCCCGAGCAGCAGGCCGAGGGCATGCAGCTCTACACGAAGCTGACCGAGGAGCTGCAGGAGGCGGGCGAGTACGTCGACGCCGAGCAGCTCGTCGGTCCCGAGGCGACGAGGACCGTGACCGTTGGCGACCACGGTCCGGTCGCGAGCGACGCGCCCCTCGCCGAGACGAAGGAGTTCCTCGGCGGCTACTACCTCGTCGACGTGGCGTCGTTCGAGCGTGCGGTCGAGATCGCGGGGCGCCTGCCCGAAGCCTCCTGGGGCGGCGTGCAGATCCACCCGATCCTCGCGTACGACGCCGCCGCGGACACGTCGGTGGCGTGA